A region of the Marinimicrobium koreense genome:
GGTGGCCGTGGCCTCGGAGGAACAGAGCTCGGCCACTCAACAGATTGAAGGCAACATCGACAGTATTTCCCAGGTTGCATTGAGCACGGCGGAGAGCTCCAGCCGGATCAATTCCAACACCAGCAGCCTGGCGGAAACCGCGGAAAAACTCACCAGCCTGGTGAACCGCTTCAAGCTATAGGACAGCGCACCAAAAACCATAAGCCAGAGAGAACAAGCGTCATGAAAAAACAACTACTTCTTTGCAGTGTGGTAGCCACCCTCAGTCTGCCTGGCCTGGCTCAGGCATGTAGCGCCCCGGACGCCAAGCCGGCCATTCCTGACCCGATGACGGCGGAAACCGCTCAGATGGTCAAAGCCAACAACGAAGTGAAGGCTTACGTTAAGGCCATGGAGGAGTACCTGGGCTGTGCCCGCATGAGTGGCGGTGAGAAGCGGAAGGAAATTTCGGCGTTGGAGGATTTCGCGGCGGAGTTTAACGAGGCAATCCGGACCTTCAAGTCGCGGAATAGTTGATTTCGGGGTAGCGGCGTAGGGTGGTGACGGCGGATGCTGCCGAGTCGGGTTACGGCGGATGCGCGCTTTGCGCTTATCCGCCGTAACCCAACCACCCCATCACATCACATCATTCGATCACCATAATCCGACACCGGCTTCTTCGGCCGCGCATTGTTCAGGCTAGAGGGAATTTCGCTGATGTGCCCACCCCGGGCCAGAAAGGCCTCCACCTGGCGAGCCAACTCATCGCGCAGTCTCTGGCGGGCGGCCACACTGAAGTCCTCATGGGCTTCCGATTTAGCGGAATACGACAGCTCAACTTCAGACTCATCCAGCGCCTCATCGTCGGCACTGTCTTCATCCTCGAGCACATCATCCACATCGTTGTCGTTAAGGGGATATTGACTTGCCATAGTGACACCTCCACCACGCCAGTTGCACGTCAACCCAGGCCATAACGACCGTTTTCGAGTGGCCGATTTTGACCCGTTTTCGCGTAATTTATAGCGCAAGAAAACGACGACGTCATGAGTTTTTGGTGGTGTTTTTAGGCTTTTTTTACCTTAGCAGGGAACCGGGGTAAAATTTTGGTTATTACCGGCGGGTGTCCTCAGATCGTTCCGACACATCGACACCGTTGAAACCGGCGTATAGTCCCACAGACCACCCTATGGAGCGCGCCCCTGGCGCACCTTCAACCACTAACGGAAGCAGTTATGAATGTTCGGCTACTGAGTAAACACTTCCCCCAACTGGCTGAGCTGCCCGAAAAAGAACAGGCGGCGATTCTGCAGCAGGCCCACGAGCGCGCCTATGCGCCCGAGAGAAAACTGACCCACTGGCGGGGAAACATCATCAGCCTGGTGTGGATCTGCGCGGTATCGCTGTTTATCGCGCTGGTGGCGGGACCGGCGCTAGGGCTGGGGCGGCCGGTGACCGGGGGGATCATCATGGTGGTGGTGCTGCCCATCTTCATGGTGCTGCGCCATCGGCAGTATGTGGCCCAACTGAGGCCCGAAGTGGATGCCATCCTGGCGCGAACCCGGGACTGAGCGGTTCGCTCCCCATAAAACAAAACCGGCGCCCTGAGGCGCCGGTTTTGGGTAGTACTGGAGCGATCAGGATCAGATCGCGTCCGGGCCGGTTTCGCCGGTACGGATACGGATGATCTCCTCCAGCGGCGTGATAAAGATCTTACCGTCGCCGATTTTGCCAGTCTGGGCGGCCTTGGTAATGGCTTCCACCGCCTGCTCGACCAGAGAGTCGTCAACAGCCAGCTCTACCTTTACCTTGGGCAGGAAGTCCACCACATACTCGGCACCCCGATACAGCTCGGTGTGACCTTTCTGGCGGCCAAAACCTTTGACCTCGGTGACCGTCATGCCCTGAACGCCTACCTCGGACAGTGCGGTGCGCACGTCGTCCAATTTGAACGGTTTTACTACAGCAGTGATCAGTTTCATTGTGAGTTCCTTACTTAAACGACTTTAAAGTGACGGTGTTGAAATGCCCTATGCCTCTAAGATACACGTTACAGCGGTTTGGGTCATCTCCCGCCACTCAAAAGCAAGTGGCTTGAACGCCGGAGGTGCAGAACACCCCCGGCCGGTCTTTACTTGTTGCTGACAAATTCCGGATAGGCTTCCATACCACATTCGGACAGGTCCACACCTTCGTATTCCTCGTCCTCGGAAACCCGCAGGCCAATCACCGCCTTGAGAACACCCCAGACGATCAGGCTGGTCACGAATACCCAGACGAAGATGGTCAGTGCACCGATAATCTGTCCCAGGAAGCTGACGTCGCTGTTGGTGAAAGGTACCGCCAGCAGACCCCACAGGCCGACCACACCGTGTACGGAGATGGCACCGACCGGATCGTCGATCTTCAGCTTGTCCAGGCCCACGATGGAGAAGACCACAATGATACCGCCGATGGCACCGATGATGCTGGCGCCCAGAGCGCTCGGGGTAGAAGGCTCAGCGGTGATCGCTACCAGACCGGCCAGAGCACCGTTCAGCGCCATGGTCAGGTCAGCCTTGCCGAACAGGATGCGGCCCAGGATCAACGCAGCCACCAGACCAGCTGCCGCCGCGGCGTTGGTGTTCAGGAACACCATGGCAACGGAGTTGGCGTTGGCAATATCGCCCAGTTTCAGCACCGAACCACCGTTGAAGCCGAACCAGCCCATCCACAGGATGAACATACCCAGGGTGGCCAGCGGCAGGTTGGCACCGGGAATAGCGCGCACTTCACCGTTGGGGCCATATTTGCCTTTACGGGCGCCCAGCAGGAGTACACCAGCCAGAGCCGCGGCCGCACCGGCCATGTGGACGATACCGGAACCGGCGAAGTCAGAGAAGCCCAGGTCGCCCAGGTTATACATGCCAAAGACATCAGCACCGTTCCAGGTCCAGGAACCTTCCATCGGGTAGATGAAACCGGTCATGACAACGGCGAAAGCCAGGAAGGCCCACAGCTTCATGCGCTCAGCGACTGCACCCGAGACAATGGACATGGCGGTAGCCACGAACACGACCTGGAAGAAGAAGTCAGAAGCGCCGGAATAGATGGAACCACCGGTGAAGTCACCACGTTCGGAGAACTCACCCAGGGTAGAGGCGACATCCACGTTCTGGATACCGGAGAGGAAAATTCCCCCGTCGTACATAATGGCGTAACCACACACCAGATACATGATGCATGAGATGGCGAACAGAGAGACGTTTTTGGTCAGAATCTCTGTGGTGTTTTTAGCACGGACCAGACCCGCCTCCAGCATAGAGAAGCCCGCGGCCATCCACATGACCAGAGCCCCACATACTAGAAAGTAAAACGTGTCGATCGCATACTGCAAATGAAAAATATTTTCTTCCATTGCATTTTCCCCGTCTTTATGGATTGTGAGTTGAAAAAACAGCTGATATTGCCGGCCTGACCCCGGACAGTGCATAGAGCAGGCCAACAAGATAAAAAACTTATTATTCAAAGACTTAGGGAATAATTACGATTGGGAGTCGCGCGCCAACCAGCCACTTCGCACCAACATGGCGCATGCACCGCCCCGGTGCGCACCAACTTTGCACCAAACTGGAACTGGCACCGCTTTCCGCTTTAGAATGGCACCTGCTGTGCCAGACAGGCACTGTGATATGCTCAAGGAATAAAGAAGGCAGGAATCTGATTCTGATGGAATACGACAACGTTACCTTTATGGCGTACCTGAGCGCAGCCGTCGTCGCCGCGCTGCTGACGTTGACGTACATCTATCAGTTCTTCAAAGAACAGAAGACAGCCATCTTCGCCCCAGCGGCGGCAGTACACACCCTGAACCTGCTGGTCATCGTCGCCGGCATCAGTCAGCCCTGGCCGGCCACCCACTGGACGTTTTTCTTCGAGTGCCTGCACTACAATATCTGGACGCTCTCGGTCTACCTGACCCTGAAAGCCAGCGCATCCAACAGTGCCCTGCCCCGAAGCCTCAAGATTCTGTTTCTGATCGGCTGGCCGGTGACCCTGTTTGCCCTGGTTGCGTCCGCCACCCAATGGGAGCTGATCTTTTCATTGGAGGCATGGCTGACTCTGTCCCTGGCGGTAATCGGGCTGGTGAGTGTAGAGCAGCTATTCCGTTACGCCGCCGGCAACGATCGGCAGATCAAACTGTTGTGCATGAACCTGGCCGCGTTGTTCCTGTACGACATCTATCTGTTTACCCATGCGCTGATTTTCCAGCAGATTGATCCACTGCTGTGGCAATCCCGGGCCGCCGTTTCCATTGCCACCTGTCTGTTTATGGCCCTTGGCGGCCTGCTGCTTCTCCAGCGCAATGACCGGCCGGCCAACTTTACCCTGTCCCGACCGATTGCCTTTTACACCACCTCCCTGATTGCCGTCGGGGTGCTGATTACCATTCTCGCCCTTGGTGGTTACTACGTGCGCCTGTATGGCGGCAACTGGGGAACCGTCATCTACAGCCTGGTGTTGATCGGTGCGGTGTTATTGATCACCACCGTGTTCGTGTCCACCACCATCCGCTCCCGCCTGTCGGTGTTGATCAACAAACACCTGTTCCGGCACAAATACGATTACCGCAGTGAATGGTTGCGCCTGATCAACTATCTGGCCCAGCCGGCGGAAACCAGCGAAGCCAATGAACGGGCTTTCTTTGCGGTGGCCTCGGTGACCAAAACCCCGGGCGGCGCCATCTGGATTCGTAAGCAGGGCTTTTATGAACCGGTCTACCAAAGTGGCCTCCCCAGCTACATTGACCTTCAGGAAGAGCCGGTGGACAGCCCTTTCTGTCAGACTTTTTTACAATCCGAGTGGGTTTTCTTTCCCGAAAGTGGCGACAACCTCGCCCTGAGTCAGTACAACGAATACCTGCCACCCTGGGTGCACAACATTCCCGATCTGTGGCTGCTGTTCCCCTTTATTGTCGGTGACGAACTCATCGGTTTTATGGCCTTGACCAAGCCTGTGGCGGACGCCTCCCTGACCTGGGAAGACCTGGACCTGCTGAAAACCATGGGACGCCAGCTGGCCAGTTACCTCAAACGGCACCAGCAGGCCGAACAGCTCGCCGAGGGACGCCAGTTTGACACCTATAACAAGCTCGTGGCTTTCATCATTCACGACCTGAACAACCTGATTGCCCAGCAGGCACTGGTGGTACGAAACGCGGAAAAACACAAGGACAAACCCGAGTTCATCGACGATGCCATTCATACCATCAGCAACTCCGTCGATCGGATGAACAACCTCCTCAAAAAGCTGCGTACCGACGGTAAAGACCTGATTACCCGCCTGTCGATCAACGACATTGTAAAAAAAGCCGTCGCCGAATGTTGGCGACAAAAACCCATGCTGACGGCTGAAATCAGCGACGATATAAGGTACATTGAAGCGGACGAAGTGCGTTTGGTAATGACCTTCACCCACTTCATCAAAAACGCCCTTGAAGCGACGCCGGACGACGGCCGGGTTCACGTCACCCTCCGGTGCGACGATCACGAAGCGGTGATTGCCATCGAGGATACCGGTAGCGGCATGGACTGGGATTTCATTCACAACCGGCTGTTCAAGCCGTTTGAAACCACCAAGTCCGGCAAGGGTATGGGGATTGGCGTCTACCTGTCCCGCGAGTATATTAATGACTTGAGCGGCACACTGAATGTGATCAGCGCCGTCGGCGAAGGAACCACCGTGACCGTCACCTTACCGGTCACGCAAGAGTAAAACGAACATGGCCGGTTCGGTGCCCACCGCCGGGAGCGGCCCCACGGAGTGAACACACCTCCGCAAAAAGGCTAAGGCATTATGAGTAAAAACAACAAGCACACCCTGTTGATTATCGAGGACGACCGAGGCCTGCAGAGCCAGCTGCGTTGGCATTTCGAGGATTACGAAACGGTATTTGCCGAGAACCGGCAGGATGCCATCGCCGCCCTAAGGCTGCACGAGTCACCCGTGGTCATTCAGGACCTCGGCCTGCCCCCCGACCAGGACGGTGTGGACGAAGGCTTCAAGTGCATTCAGGACATTCTGCGCATGTCACCCACCACCAAGATTATCGTCATGACCGGGAAAACCGATCACGACAACGCCATCCGCGCAGTGGCGATGGGCGCCTACGACTACTACGAAAAGCCGGTGGACCCGCAGACGCTGGACCTGATCGTCCAGCGCGCCTTCAACATTTTCGAGCTGGAGGAAGAAAACCGCCGCCTGGCCCGCCTCCAGCAAAC
Encoded here:
- the prsK gene encoding XrtA/PEP-CTERM system histidine kinase PrsK produces the protein MEYDNVTFMAYLSAAVVAALLTLTYIYQFFKEQKTAIFAPAAAVHTLNLLVIVAGISQPWPATHWTFFFECLHYNIWTLSVYLTLKASASNSALPRSLKILFLIGWPVTLFALVASATQWELIFSLEAWLTLSLAVIGLVSVEQLFRYAAGNDRQIKLLCMNLAALFLYDIYLFTHALIFQQIDPLLWQSRAAVSIATCLFMALGGLLLLQRNDRPANFTLSRPIAFYTTSLIAVGVLITILALGGYYVRLYGGNWGTVIYSLVLIGAVLLITTVFVSTTIRSRLSVLINKHLFRHKYDYRSEWLRLINYLAQPAETSEANERAFFAVASVTKTPGGAIWIRKQGFYEPVYQSGLPSYIDLQEEPVDSPFCQTFLQSEWVFFPESGDNLALSQYNEYLPPWVHNIPDLWLLFPFIVGDELIGFMALTKPVADASLTWEDLDLLKTMGRQLASYLKRHQQAEQLAEGRQFDTYNKLVAFIIHDLNNLIAQQALVVRNAEKHKDKPEFIDDAIHTISNSVDRMNNLLKKLRTDGKDLITRLSINDIVKKAVAECWRQKPMLTAEISDDIRYIEADEVRLVMTFTHFIKNALEATPDDGRVHVTLRCDDHEAVIAIEDTGSGMDWDFIHNRLFKPFETTKSGKGMGIGVYLSREYINDLSGTLNVISAVGEGTTVTVTLPVTQE
- a CDS encoding P-II family nitrogen regulator — its product is MKLITAVVKPFKLDDVRTALSEVGVQGMTVTEVKGFGRQKGHTELYRGAEYVVDFLPKVKVELAVDDSLVEQAVEAITKAAQTGKIGDGKIFITPLEEIIRIRTGETGPDAI
- a CDS encoding ammonium transporter, whose translation is MEENIFHLQYAIDTFYFLVCGALVMWMAAGFSMLEAGLVRAKNTTEILTKNVSLFAISCIMYLVCGYAIMYDGGIFLSGIQNVDVASTLGEFSERGDFTGGSIYSGASDFFFQVVFVATAMSIVSGAVAERMKLWAFLAFAVVMTGFIYPMEGSWTWNGADVFGMYNLGDLGFSDFAGSGIVHMAGAAAALAGVLLLGARKGKYGPNGEVRAIPGANLPLATLGMFILWMGWFGFNGGSVLKLGDIANANSVAMVFLNTNAAAAAGLVAALILGRILFGKADLTMALNGALAGLVAITAEPSTPSALGASIIGAIGGIIVVFSIVGLDKLKIDDPVGAISVHGVVGLWGLLAVPFTNSDVSFLGQIIGALTIFVWVFVTSLIVWGVLKAVIGLRVSEDEEYEGVDLSECGMEAYPEFVSNK